Proteins from a genomic interval of Lysobacter arenosi:
- a CDS encoding DUF4031 domain-containing protein, which translates to MTVYVDDAVHLWRGRRWAHLMADTLDELHAMAARLDIPRRAFQDKTSGAHYDVPADLRERAIALGAVAISRHTDREKVRAVIHVAKLQGRGEHP; encoded by the coding sequence ATGACCGTCTACGTCGACGACGCTGTTCATCTTTGGCGCGGCCGCCGCTGGGCGCACCTGATGGCCGACACCCTGGACGAGCTGCACGCCATGGCCGCCCGCCTCGACATTCCCCGGCGCGCCTTCCAGGACAAGACCTCCGGCGCCCATTACGACGTCCCGGCCGACCTGCGCGAGCGCGCCATCGCCCTCGGCGCGGTCGCCATCTCCCGCCACACCGACCGCGAAAAGGTCCGTGCCGTCATCCACGTCGCCAAGCTGCAGGGCCGCGGCGAGCATCCGTGA
- a CDS encoding DUF3037 domain-containing protein has protein sequence MHAPDPQRHDTYDYAVIRVVPRVEREEFVNVGIILSCAGAKFLEARIELDEARLLAIDPQVDLETVRRHLAAIEVICAGGPGSGPIGQLPQRARFHWLTAKRSSIIQTSPVHMGRCPAVGSAIEHLMAKMVRVARA, from the coding sequence ATGCACGCGCCTGACCCGCAACGACACGACACCTATGACTACGCGGTGATCCGCGTGGTGCCGCGCGTGGAGCGCGAGGAATTCGTCAACGTCGGCATCATCCTGTCGTGCGCCGGCGCGAAGTTCCTGGAAGCGCGCATCGAACTGGACGAAGCGCGCCTGCTCGCGATCGATCCGCAGGTCGACCTGGAAACCGTGCGTCGCCACCTGGCCGCGATCGAAGTGATCTGCGCCGGCGGCCCCGGCAGTGGCCCGATCGGCCAGCTGCCGCAGCGCGCGCGCTTCCACTGGCTGACCGCCAAGCGCAGCTCGATCATCCAGACCTCGCCGGTTCACATGGGCCGCTGCCCGGCGGTCGGTTCGGCGATCGAGCACCTGATGGCGAAGATGGTGCGGGTCGCCAGGGCCTGA
- a CDS encoding HipA family kinase translates to MRSITAARYVTPLREGGSLPAVIEGDDDGLYVLKFRGAGQGPKALVAELVAGEIARALGLPMPELVFVDLDPELARTEPDPEIQQLIKDSAGLNLALDYLPGSINFDPVAEQVDGALASDVVWFDAFVSNVDRSFRNPNLLIWHRKPWLIDHGAALYFHHGWDGSPSHAGSAFPMIREHVLLAGADDIAGADARLAPKLAREDFAAIMAMVPDAWLVGADTPADPAEHRAAYVEHFMQRLAQRQRFVEEAVNARA, encoded by the coding sequence CTGCGTTCCATCACTGCCGCCCGCTACGTCACGCCGCTGCGCGAAGGCGGGTCGCTGCCTGCCGTCATCGAAGGCGATGACGACGGCCTGTACGTATTGAAGTTCCGCGGCGCCGGACAAGGGCCCAAGGCGCTGGTCGCCGAGCTCGTCGCCGGCGAGATCGCCCGCGCGCTGGGGCTGCCGATGCCGGAGCTGGTGTTCGTCGATCTCGATCCGGAACTGGCGCGCACCGAGCCCGACCCCGAGATCCAGCAACTGATCAAGGACAGCGCCGGCCTCAACCTCGCCCTCGACTACCTGCCCGGCTCGATCAACTTCGATCCGGTCGCCGAGCAGGTCGACGGCGCGCTGGCCTCGGACGTGGTCTGGTTCGACGCGTTCGTCAGCAACGTCGACCGCAGCTTCCGCAATCCCAACCTGCTGATCTGGCACCGCAAGCCGTGGCTGATCGACCACGGCGCGGCGCTGTATTTCCATCACGGCTGGGACGGCTCTCCGAGCCATGCCGGCAGCGCGTTCCCGATGATCCGCGAGCACGTGCTGCTGGCCGGCGCCGACGACATCGCCGGCGCCGACGCGCGCCTGGCACCGAAGCTGGCGCGCGAGGACTTCGCCGCGATCATGGCGATGGTGCCCGATGCCTGGCTGGTCGGCGCCGACACTCCCGCCGACCCGGCCGAGCACCGCGCCGCCTACGTCGAACATTTCATGCAGCGACTGGCGCAGCGCCAGCGTTTCGTCGAGGAGGCCGTCAATGCACGCGCCTGA
- a CDS encoding cold-shock protein, with protein sequence MSNRETGTVKWFNDAKGFGFISRENGEDVFVHFRSIQGSGFKSLQEGQKVTFTVVQGQKGLQADAVQAV encoded by the coding sequence ATGTCGAACCGTGAAACCGGTACCGTCAAGTGGTTCAACGATGCCAAGGGCTTCGGCTTCATCAGCCGCGAGAACGGCGAGGACGTGTTCGTCCACTTCCGTTCGATCCAGGGCTCGGGCTTCAAGTCCCTGCAGGAAGGCCAGAAGGTCACCTTCACCGTCGTCCAGGGCCAGAAGGGCCTGCAGGCCGACGCCGTGCAGGCGGTCTGA